A genomic stretch from Limnobacter thiooxidans includes:
- the cutA gene encoding divalent-cation tolerance protein CutA yields the protein MNTNCFVAYTTVDSKTKATNLARQLVESGGIACASIVGPIESVYFWQGQLEQTPEWMLMMKCSEKQVEKLKAVIVELHEYDLPELIVLPIVDGHLPYLNWIASTQGSAS from the coding sequence ATGAACACAAATTGCTTTGTGGCTTATACGACAGTGGATTCAAAGACCAAAGCCACCAATCTGGCCCGGCAACTTGTGGAAAGTGGTGGTATAGCCTGCGCGAGTATTGTGGGCCCAATTGAGTCGGTTTATTTTTGGCAAGGGCAGTTGGAACAAACGCCTGAATGGATGTTGATGATGAAATGCTCTGAAAAACAGGTCGAAAAACTGAAGGCAGTCATTGTGGAATTGCACGAGTATGATTTGCCCGAATTGATCGTGCTTCCAATTGTGGACGGGCATTTGCCCTACCTGAACTGGATTGCTTCAACACAGGGCAGTGCATCATGA
- a CDS encoding ABC transporter permease, producing the protein MINVHAVVQVWRRNFMVWRKLALPSLLGNVVDPVMALMAFGLGLGSMLPDVGGMPYLNYLAVGAVCISAMNAPTFEALYSAFSRMHTQKTWQVIMNTPVRLREVVLGECAWAASKGLISTGAMLLIIALLGIGDLQFWLLAWLVLVLACLMFAGFGLCVNARAPSYDFFMFYFTLVVTPMTFLSGAFFPRAQLPSWLQIIADYMPLSVVVDALRGIYARDFSALPALLMQMAVYSASGIGLAIYLTERRFKPKG; encoded by the coding sequence ATGATTAATGTCCATGCAGTGGTACAGGTGTGGCGCCGGAATTTCATGGTTTGGCGCAAGCTTGCTTTGCCTTCCTTGTTGGGCAACGTGGTTGATCCTGTCATGGCCTTGATGGCCTTTGGTCTTGGATTGGGTTCAATGTTGCCAGATGTGGGCGGTATGCCCTATCTGAATTATCTCGCTGTTGGCGCTGTGTGTATCAGCGCGATGAACGCACCAACCTTTGAAGCCTTGTACTCTGCATTTTCGAGGATGCATACACAGAAAACCTGGCAAGTGATCATGAATACCCCTGTGCGTTTGCGTGAGGTGGTGTTGGGTGAGTGCGCTTGGGCAGCCAGCAAGGGATTGATCAGCACGGGTGCCATGTTGTTGATTATTGCGTTGCTGGGCATTGGCGACTTGCAGTTTTGGTTACTTGCTTGGCTTGTCCTGGTGTTGGCCTGTTTGATGTTTGCCGGTTTTGGCTTGTGTGTGAATGCCCGGGCACCCAGTTACGATTTTTTCATGTTTTATTTCACCCTGGTGGTGACGCCGATGACCTTTTTGTCGGGCGCGTTCTTTCCACGGGCTCAGTTGCCTTCATGGCTGCAAATCATTGCTGACTACATGCCACTTTCCGTGGTTGTCGACGCATTACGCGGTATTTACGCAAGAGATTTCAGTGCCTTGCCAGCACTTTTGATGCAGATGGCAGTCTATTCAGCATCGGGTATCGGTTTGGCGATCTATTTGACAGAGCGACGTTTCAAACCAAAGGGCTAA